In a genomic window of Pedobacter sp. KBS0701:
- a CDS encoding PQQ-dependent sugar dehydrogenase, whose amino-acid sequence MKTTFTLLLSAIAFVFISATTLNKNVYESKTFDFFPKHKIDTPDQDRFVKVTLAQGEFTEPTEMTILPNLDILVAQRRGEVLIYKNQTKKIKEAGKLDVYFKTSTPNVNAEEGLLGMAADPKFAVNKYIYLFYSPFDKSVNRLSRFKLVNDQIVKESEKIVLEFYSQREICCHTGGSIAFGSDNLLYVSTGDNSTPFDAPKQQYVNKGYAPLDNRKGFEQYDSRRSAGNTNDLRGKILRIKVNEDGTYSIPDGNLFPKDNPKTKPEIYIMGNRNPYRISVDQKTNFLYWGEVGPDAPDDDDLRGPRGYDEVNQARKAGNFGWPLFIGNNYPYKAYDYTNGANGNAFDPAKPINNSPNNTGLEQLPPAQPAYIWYPYGESKEFPQVGAGGRTAMAGPVYYASANSPYPAYYNGKLIIYEWVRGWVKAVTMNAQGDYVSMEPFMSNVSLAAPIDMELGPDGKLYILEYGKGWFTKNPDAAITRIDYMKGNRPPLVESLNIAKTSGLLPYKMTATVTAKDPDGDPLTYIWNLGKGITKTTTRPTLQYTFAKAGEYPVSVTVIDNNKASAKSQVIPVYAGNEHPTVTIDLAGNKSFYFPNKPVDYKVLVSDKGAKVNNNRIYISNTYTEGTDLAGAQLGHQQAAQTIIGKALMLKSDCSTCHKESAVSIGPAFDKIAAKYKNDPKAVDYLASKVIGGSHGVWGEVPMPAHTAMKEAEVKKITEWIMTLGNKEAVKASLPTAGKIIPTAATDKKKSVLTLKATYTDAGGTALKKTLTTTKVINLRSNVINADDINDFGGFERKDIYGGEKLILTSDNGWIAVKNVDLTGISGFEFSFLNLDSGSDGEIEIRLDDSKGIMIGKSTFRKSVPVNMISDGKNHDIYFVFKAIKTVDKKKRTIIQSITVAPK is encoded by the coding sequence ATGAAAACAACCTTTACCCTTCTGTTATCTGCCATTGCATTTGTATTTATATCGGCAACAACATTGAACAAAAACGTGTACGAAAGCAAAACTTTCGATTTTTTTCCAAAACATAAAATAGACACACCAGACCAGGACCGCTTTGTGAAGGTTACCCTTGCACAAGGAGAATTTACAGAACCTACTGAAATGACGATACTTCCAAACCTGGATATTTTAGTTGCCCAACGCAGGGGTGAGGTATTGATTTATAAAAATCAGACTAAAAAAATTAAAGAAGCGGGTAAACTAGATGTTTATTTTAAAACCAGCACCCCTAATGTAAATGCAGAAGAAGGTTTATTGGGTATGGCCGCAGATCCAAAATTTGCTGTAAATAAATACATCTATCTTTTTTACAGTCCATTTGATAAATCTGTCAACCGGTTATCCAGATTTAAATTGGTTAACGATCAGATTGTAAAAGAATCGGAAAAAATTGTGCTGGAATTCTATTCTCAGCGCGAAATATGCTGTCACACCGGAGGATCTATTGCTTTTGGATCAGATAACCTGCTATATGTATCAACAGGTGATAACTCTACCCCATTTGATGCTCCAAAACAGCAATATGTAAACAAAGGCTATGCCCCGCTCGACAATAGAAAGGGATTTGAACAATACGACTCCAGGAGATCCGCTGGTAATACGAACGATTTGAGGGGAAAAATACTTAGAATCAAGGTAAATGAAGATGGGACTTACAGTATCCCGGACGGTAACCTTTTCCCTAAAGACAATCCGAAAACCAAACCTGAAATTTATATAATGGGTAACAGAAACCCTTACCGCATTTCTGTAGATCAAAAAACCAACTTCTTATACTGGGGCGAGGTTGGACCTGATGCACCGGACGATGACGATTTGAGAGGTCCCAGAGGTTATGACGAAGTAAATCAGGCCCGTAAAGCAGGTAATTTTGGCTGGCCCTTATTTATTGGCAATAATTATCCTTATAAAGCTTACGATTATACCAATGGCGCAAATGGAAATGCATTTGATCCGGCAAAACCGATCAATAATTCGCCAAACAACACCGGTTTAGAGCAACTGCCGCCGGCACAACCTGCTTATATCTGGTATCCTTACGGAGAATCGAAAGAATTCCCACAGGTTGGTGCAGGTGGCCGAACAGCAATGGCCGGTCCGGTGTACTATGCCTCAGCAAATTCACCTTACCCAGCTTATTATAACGGGAAGCTGATTATTTATGAATGGGTACGTGGTTGGGTTAAAGCGGTAACCATGAATGCACAAGGTGATTATGTAAGCATGGAGCCCTTTATGTCTAATGTTTCTTTAGCAGCACCTATTGACATGGAATTGGGTCCCGATGGAAAATTGTATATCCTGGAGTACGGTAAAGGCTGGTTCACCAAAAACCCTGATGCTGCAATTACCAGAATAGACTACATGAAAGGTAACCGCCCACCCTTGGTTGAAAGCCTGAACATTGCGAAAACGAGTGGTTTATTGCCTTATAAAATGACGGCAACAGTTACCGCTAAAGATCCTGATGGAGATCCTTTAACCTATATATGGAACCTGGGAAAAGGCATTACCAAAACCACCACCAGGCCAACGCTACAGTATACTTTCGCTAAAGCAGGCGAATATCCGGTAAGTGTCACCGTAATAGACAATAATAAAGCTTCGGCAAAAAGCCAGGTGATACCGGTATATGCAGGGAACGAACACCCAACTGTAACTATAGACTTAGCTGGAAACAAGAGCTTTTACTTTCCCAATAAACCAGTTGATTATAAAGTTTTAGTAAGCGATAAAGGTGCTAAAGTGAACAATAACCGCATATATATTTCAAATACTTATACAGAAGGAACCGATTTGGCTGGCGCACAATTGGGTCATCAGCAGGCAGCACAAACCATCATTGGTAAAGCACTGATGTTGAAATCTGATTGTAGCACCTGCCATAAAGAATCGGCAGTTTCTATTGGGCCGGCTTTTGATAAAATTGCAGCAAAATATAAAAACGACCCTAAAGCGGTTGATTACCTGGCTTCAAAGGTGATTGGCGGTAGCCATGGCGTGTGGGGAGAAGTACCAATGCCTGCACACACCGCGATGAAAGAAGCTGAAGTTAAAAAAATTACGGAGTGGATTATGACTTTAGGTAATAAAGAAGCGGTTAAAGCATCACTTCCAACTGCAGGCAAAATCATTCCAACAGCTGCTACTGATAAGAAGAAATCAGTTTTAACACTAAAGGCAACTTATACAGACGCAGGAGGTACAGCATTAAAAAAAACGTTAACCACAACAAAAGTGATCAACCTGAGAAGTAATGTAATTAATGCAGACGACATTAACGATTTTGGAGGCTTTGAGCGTAAAGATATTTATGGCGGGGAGAAACTCATTCTCACCAGTGATAACGGCTGGATAGCCGTTAAAAATGTTGATTTAACCGGTATTTCTGGATTTGAATTTTCTTTCCTGAACCTTGATTCTGGATCGGATGGCGAAATCGAAATCAGATTGGACGATAGTAAAGGCATTATGATCGGGAAATCTACTTTTAGAAAAAGTGTGCCTGTCAATATGATTTCGGACGGAAAAAATCATGATATTTATTTCGTATTTAAAGCGATAAAAACAGTCGATAAAAAGAAGCGGACTATTATCCAATCGATTACGGTAGCGCCTAAATAG
- a CDS encoding cold-shock protein, whose product MQGTVKFYNESKGFGFIITENGEEIFVHATGLTDKINQNDRVAFEVAQGKKGPSAVNVKLI is encoded by the coding sequence ATGCAAGGAACAGTAAAATTTTATAATGAATCTAAAGGTTTTGGTTTCATTATAACAGAAAACGGAGAAGAAATTTTTGTTCACGCTACAGGCTTAACTGATAAAATAAATCAGAATGATCGGGTGGCATTTGAGGTTGCTCAAGGTAAAAAAGGTCCTAGTGCGGTTAATGTGAAATTGATTTAA
- a CDS encoding cold-shock protein — translation MRLGTVKFYNQKEGVGSITPSNGGRELSVFAHGVVDPIKSNNIVQFDIEFTSNGIEATKVIVLSA, via the coding sequence ATGAGATTAGGTACAGTAAAATTTTATAATCAAAAAGAAGGCGTTGGCAGTATTACACCATCAAATGGCGGAAGAGAGCTAAGTGTTTTTGCTCATGGTGTAGTCGATCCAATAAAATCCAATAATATTGTTCAGTTTGATATTGAATTTACGTCAAATGGTATTGAGGCCACTAAGGTAATTGTGCTATCTGCATAG